One Odocoileus virginianus isolate 20LAN1187 ecotype Illinois chromosome 6, Ovbor_1.2, whole genome shotgun sequence DNA segment encodes these proteins:
- the SRSF5 gene encoding serine/arginine-rich splicing factor 5 isoform X1, producing the protein MSGCRVFIGRLNPAAREKDVERFFKGYGRIRDIDLKRGFGFVEFEDPRDADDAVYELDGKELCSERVTIEHARARSRGGRGRGRYSDRFSSRRPRNDRRNAPPVRTENRLIVENLSSRVSWQDLKDFMRQAGEVTFADAHRPKLNEGVVEFASYGDLKNAIEKLSGKEINGRKIKLIEGSKRHSRSRSRSRSRTRSSSRSRSRSRSRSRKSYSRSRSRSRSRSKSRSVSRSPVPEKSQKRGSSSRSKSPASVDRQRSRSRSRSRSRSRSRSVDSGN; encoded by the exons ATGAGTGGCTGTCGAGTATTCATCGGGAGGCTAAATCCGGCGGCCAGGGAGAAAGACGTGGAAAGATTCTTCAAGGGGTATGGACGAATAAGAGATATTGATCTGAAAAGAGGCTTTGGTTTTGTG gAATTTGAAGATCCCAGGGATGCGGATGATGCTGTATATGAACTTGATGGAAAAGAACTCTGCAGTGAAag GGTTACAATTGAGCATGCTAGGGCTCGATCTCGAGGTGGAAGAGGTAGAGGACGCTACTCAGACCGTTTTAGTAGTCGCAGACCTCGAAATGATAGACG AAATGCTCCACCTGTAAGAACAGAAAATCGGCTTATAGTTGAGAATTTATCTTCAAGAGTCAGCTGGCAG GATCTCAAAGATTTCATGAGACAAGCTGGGGAAGTAACCTTTGCGGATGCACATCGACCTAAATTAAATGAGGG ggTAGTTGAGTTTGCCTCTTATGGTGACTTAAAGAATGCTATTGaaaaactttctggaaaagaaataaatgggagaaaaatcaaattaattgaAGGCAGCAAAAGGCACAG taggtCACGAAGCAGGTCTCGTTCCCGTACTAGGAGTTCCTCGAGGTCTCGTAGCCGATCTCGTTCCCGGAGTCGCAAGTCTTACAGCCGGTCCAGGAGCCGGAGTCGGAGCCGGAGCAAGTCTCGTTCTGTTAGTAGGTCTCCTGTGCCTGAGAAGAGCCAGAAACGTGGTTCTTCAAGTAGATCTAAGTCTCCAGCATCTGTGGATCGCCAGAGGTCCCGGTCCCGGTCCCGGTCCCGGTCCCGGTCAAGGTCCAGATCAGTTGACAGTGGCAATTAA
- the SRSF5 gene encoding serine/arginine-rich splicing factor 5 isoform X2 has product MSGCRVFIGRLNPAAREKDVERFFKGYGRIRDIDLKRGFGFVEFEDPRDADDAVYELDGKELCSERVTIEHARARSRGGRGRGRYSDRFSSRRPRNDRRNAPPVRTENRLIVENLSSRVSWQDLKDFMRQAGEVTFADAHRPKLNEGVVEFASYGDLKNAIEKLSGKEINGRKIKLIEGSKRHRSRSRSRSRTRSSSRSRSRSRSRSRKSYSRSRSRSRSRSKSRSVSRSPVPEKSQKRGSSSRSKSPASVDRQRSRSRSRSRSRSRSRSVDSGN; this is encoded by the exons ATGAGTGGCTGTCGAGTATTCATCGGGAGGCTAAATCCGGCGGCCAGGGAGAAAGACGTGGAAAGATTCTTCAAGGGGTATGGACGAATAAGAGATATTGATCTGAAAAGAGGCTTTGGTTTTGTG gAATTTGAAGATCCCAGGGATGCGGATGATGCTGTATATGAACTTGATGGAAAAGAACTCTGCAGTGAAag GGTTACAATTGAGCATGCTAGGGCTCGATCTCGAGGTGGAAGAGGTAGAGGACGCTACTCAGACCGTTTTAGTAGTCGCAGACCTCGAAATGATAGACG AAATGCTCCACCTGTAAGAACAGAAAATCGGCTTATAGTTGAGAATTTATCTTCAAGAGTCAGCTGGCAG GATCTCAAAGATTTCATGAGACAAGCTGGGGAAGTAACCTTTGCGGATGCACATCGACCTAAATTAAATGAGGG ggTAGTTGAGTTTGCCTCTTATGGTGACTTAAAGAATGCTATTGaaaaactttctggaaaagaaataaatgggagaaaaatcaaattaattgaAGGCAGCAAAAGGCACAG gtCACGAAGCAGGTCTCGTTCCCGTACTAGGAGTTCCTCGAGGTCTCGTAGCCGATCTCGTTCCCGGAGTCGCAAGTCTTACAGCCGGTCCAGGAGCCGGAGTCGGAGCCGGAGCAAGTCTCGTTCTGTTAGTAGGTCTCCTGTGCCTGAGAAGAGCCAGAAACGTGGTTCTTCAAGTAGATCTAAGTCTCCAGCATCTGTGGATCGCCAGAGGTCCCGGTCCCGGTCCCGGTCCCGGTCCCGGTCAAGGTCCAGATCAGTTGACAGTGGCAATTAA